From a region of the Hemibagrus wyckioides isolate EC202008001 linkage group LG06, SWU_Hwy_1.0, whole genome shotgun sequence genome:
- the ttc13 gene encoding tetratricopeptide repeat protein 13 isoform X5 yields the protein MAPAGRAVVVLALSLLCLCGTIISTEYFSTLAFFNGELNERGCGPSSEWEEYSPDCDPNVLQLEDPDCEDGSNVACESVFSLNAEKILSQARLFVEQRRFPFPVEDHNTNEELAIGYVLIGNGLYDEAIKHFSLLLQGDPELVSAMYGRGIAYGKKSLQDIKNADLALYELSRVITLEPNRPEVYEQRAEILSPLGRISEALSDLTKAIQLQPSARLYRHRGTLLFISEDYVAAMEDFQQSLELKRNQPIAMLYKGLTFFHRGLLKEAIETFKEALKLKLDFIDAHKSLAQAYRELGDFDSAMESFQKALLLNQNHLQSLQLRGMMLYHHGSLQDAISNFKRCLQLEPYNEVCQYMKGLSHVAMGQFYEGIKAQTKVMLNDPLLGQKASSEYLKVKYLREYSRYLHSHLDIPVTEYNVDQDLPGNFKNHWAKNLPFLIEDYEEQPGLQPHIKDVLPQDFDSYSPEVQKLICTADHLGSLMQYNTSGFLSNQRVHRAMGLATIEVMQAMQRTWSNSKVRVNGKTRQLQWRDMFDIAVKWRRIADPDQPVLWLDQMPERSLSRGFNNHINLIRGQIINIRYMEYFSTILDFIKDRILVYHGAYNPRGVPEVKQALENVNKVEDLLPIMKVLGVSWFRLRMACGKKLLLILSVFAFMERKRFPEHNREKSPLLGWLRSFTIFLALIRHRLL from the exons ATGGCACCTGCTGGCAGGGCTGTTGTTGTGCTAGCGCTCTCGTTGCTGTGCTTATGCGGCACGATCATTTCCACCGAGTATTTTTCCACGCTCGCGTTCTTTAACGGCGAGCTCAACGAGCGCGGCTGCGGACCGTCGTCCGAGTGGGAGGAGTATTCTCCGGACTGCG ATCCCAACGTTCTCCAGCTGGAGGATCCGGACTGTGAGGACGGCAGCAACGTGGCCTGTGAGTCGGTTTTCTCTCTGAACGCAGAGAAGATTCTG AGCCAGGCCAGGCTGTTTGTGGAGCAGCGCCGATTTCCGTTCCCTGTCGAAGACCACAACACCAACGAGGAACTCG CCATAGGATACGTCCTGATCGGTAACGGTCTCTACGATGAAGCTATCAAACACTTCTCCCTGTTACTGCAG GGCGACCCAGAGTTGGTCAGTGCCATGTACGGGAGAGGGATCGCCTACGGGAAAAAGAGCCTGCAG GATATAAAAAACGCTGACTTGGCTCTGTATGAGCTGAGCAGAGTGATCACACTGGAGCCCAATAGGCCAGAAGTTTACGAACAAAGagcagag attctCTCTCCACTCGGACGTATCAGTGAAGCTCTGAGTGACCTCACTAAAGCCATCCAGCTGCAGCCTTCAGCACGACTTTACCGCCACCGAGGAACCCTCCTCTTTAtttcagag gACTACGTGGCTGCTATGGAGGACTTCCAGCAGTCTCTGGAGCTGAAGAGGAACCAGCCGATCGCCATGCTCTACAAAGGTCTCACCTTCTTCCACCGGGGCCTGCTTAAG GAGGCTATTGAGACGTTTAAAGAAGCGCTGAAGTTGAAGTTGGACTTCATTGATGCGCACAAAAGCCTGGCTCAGGcatacag ggAGCTGGGCGACTTTGACAGCGCCATGGAGAGTTTCCAGAAAGCTCTGCTGCTGAATCAGAATCATCTTCAGTCCCTGCAGCTCAGAGGAATGATGCTGTATCACCACGGCAGCCTGCAGGACGCCATCAGCAACTTCAAG AGATGCCTGCAGTTGGAGCCGTATAACGAGGTGTGTCAGTACATGAAGGGTCTGAGTCATGTGGCCATGGGACAGTTCTACGAAGGCATCAAAGCTCAGACTAAAGTCATGCTCAATGATCCGCTGCTGGGCCAGAAAGCCAGCTCGGAATATCTCAAAGTCAAATACCTCAGAG aGTACTCTCGATACTTGCACTCTCACCTGGACATCCCTGTCACCGAGTACAACGTGGATCAGGATCTTCCCGGGAACTTTAAGAACCACTGGGCTAAAAATCTGCCCTTCCTCATAGAGGACTACGAAGAGCAGCCTGGACTGCAGCCGCACATAAA GGATGTTCTACCTCAGGATTTTGACAGTTATTCTCCAGAGGTGCAGAAGCTGATCTGTACAGCGGATCATCTCGGGTCGCTCATGCAGTACAACACGTCAGGTTTCCTGTCCAACCAGCGCGTCCACAGAG CCATGGGTCTGGCCACTATCGAGGTGATGCAGGCCATGCAGCGGACGTGGAGTAACTCAAAAGTGCGAGTCAACGGCAAAACCAGGCAGCTCCAGTGGAGGGACATGTTCGACATCGCCGTGAAATGGAGGAG gatcgCTGATCCAGATCAGCCTGTTCTCTGGTTGGATCAGATGCCAGAACGAAGCCTGAGCAGAGGATTTAATAACCACATCAACCTTATCAG GGGTCAGATCATCAACATCAGATACATGGAATACTTCAGCACCATCCTGGACTTCATCAAAGACAGAATATTAGTGTATCACGG TGCGTATAATCCACGAGGAGTGCCGGAAGTGAAACAAGCTCTGGAGAATGTCAACAAAGTGGAGGACCTGCTGCCTATAATGAAG gttctaggtgtttcctggttcagactccgaatggcctgcgggaagaagctcctcctcattctctctgtgtttgccttcatggagcggaagcgcttccctgaacacaacagagaaaagagtccattgttgggatggctgaggtccttcacaatcttcctggctCTGATCcggcaccgcttgctgtag
- the ttc13 gene encoding tetratricopeptide repeat protein 13 isoform X1 gives MAPAGRAVVVLALSLLCLCGTIISTEYFSTLAFFNGELNERGCGPSSEWEEYSPDCDPNVLQLEDPDCEDGSNVACESVFSLNAEKILSQARLFVEQRRFPFPVEDHNTNEELAIGYVLIGNGLYDEAIKHFSLLLQGDPELVSAMYGRGIAYGKKSLQDIKNADLALYELSRVITLEPNRPEVYEQRAEILSPLGRISEALSDLTKAIQLQPSARLYRHRGTLLFISEDYVAAMEDFQQSLELKRNQPIAMLYKGLTFFHRGLLKEAIETFKEALKLKLDFIDAHKSLAQAYRELGDFDSAMESFQKALLLNQNHLQSLQLRGMMLYHHGSLQDAISNFKRCLQLEPYNEVCQYMKGLSHVAMGQFYEGIKAQTKVMLNDPLLGQKASSEYLKVKYLREYSRYLHSHLDIPVTEYNVDQDLPGNFKNHWAKNLPFLIEDYEEQPGLQPHIKDVLPQDFDSYSPEVQKLICTADHLGSLMQYNTSGFLSNQRVHRAMGLATIEVMQAMQRTWSNSKVRVNGKTRQLQWRDMFDIAVKWRRIADPDQPVLWLDQMPERSLSRGFNNHINLIRGQIINIRYMEYFSTILDFIKDRILVYHGAYNPRGVPEVKQALENVNKVEDLLPIMKVTASEQFNSKTRDGFTVNSKVPSVKDPGTEYDGFTITITGDRVGNMLFSVETQTTEERTQQYQSEIEALYKDLTAKGKALMLSSELGDSDAVCNLVLSLVYYFCNLMPLSRGSSIVAYSVVMGALMASGKEVVGRIPAGKLVDFEAMTTPSPDRFTKTAKSWMNLKSLPSWYQNLPSVSETFQFARTMIEVLNTDSSSHCPKRS, from the exons ATGGCACCTGCTGGCAGGGCTGTTGTTGTGCTAGCGCTCTCGTTGCTGTGCTTATGCGGCACGATCATTTCCACCGAGTATTTTTCCACGCTCGCGTTCTTTAACGGCGAGCTCAACGAGCGCGGCTGCGGACCGTCGTCCGAGTGGGAGGAGTATTCTCCGGACTGCG ATCCCAACGTTCTCCAGCTGGAGGATCCGGACTGTGAGGACGGCAGCAACGTGGCCTGTGAGTCGGTTTTCTCTCTGAACGCAGAGAAGATTCTG AGCCAGGCCAGGCTGTTTGTGGAGCAGCGCCGATTTCCGTTCCCTGTCGAAGACCACAACACCAACGAGGAACTCG CCATAGGATACGTCCTGATCGGTAACGGTCTCTACGATGAAGCTATCAAACACTTCTCCCTGTTACTGCAG GGCGACCCAGAGTTGGTCAGTGCCATGTACGGGAGAGGGATCGCCTACGGGAAAAAGAGCCTGCAG GATATAAAAAACGCTGACTTGGCTCTGTATGAGCTGAGCAGAGTGATCACACTGGAGCCCAATAGGCCAGAAGTTTACGAACAAAGagcagag attctCTCTCCACTCGGACGTATCAGTGAAGCTCTGAGTGACCTCACTAAAGCCATCCAGCTGCAGCCTTCAGCACGACTTTACCGCCACCGAGGAACCCTCCTCTTTAtttcagag gACTACGTGGCTGCTATGGAGGACTTCCAGCAGTCTCTGGAGCTGAAGAGGAACCAGCCGATCGCCATGCTCTACAAAGGTCTCACCTTCTTCCACCGGGGCCTGCTTAAG GAGGCTATTGAGACGTTTAAAGAAGCGCTGAAGTTGAAGTTGGACTTCATTGATGCGCACAAAAGCCTGGCTCAGGcatacag ggAGCTGGGCGACTTTGACAGCGCCATGGAGAGTTTCCAGAAAGCTCTGCTGCTGAATCAGAATCATCTTCAGTCCCTGCAGCTCAGAGGAATGATGCTGTATCACCACGGCAGCCTGCAGGACGCCATCAGCAACTTCAAG AGATGCCTGCAGTTGGAGCCGTATAACGAGGTGTGTCAGTACATGAAGGGTCTGAGTCATGTGGCCATGGGACAGTTCTACGAAGGCATCAAAGCTCAGACTAAAGTCATGCTCAATGATCCGCTGCTGGGCCAGAAAGCCAGCTCGGAATATCTCAAAGTCAAATACCTCAGAG aGTACTCTCGATACTTGCACTCTCACCTGGACATCCCTGTCACCGAGTACAACGTGGATCAGGATCTTCCCGGGAACTTTAAGAACCACTGGGCTAAAAATCTGCCCTTCCTCATAGAGGACTACGAAGAGCAGCCTGGACTGCAGCCGCACATAAA GGATGTTCTACCTCAGGATTTTGACAGTTATTCTCCAGAGGTGCAGAAGCTGATCTGTACAGCGGATCATCTCGGGTCGCTCATGCAGTACAACACGTCAGGTTTCCTGTCCAACCAGCGCGTCCACAGAG CCATGGGTCTGGCCACTATCGAGGTGATGCAGGCCATGCAGCGGACGTGGAGTAACTCAAAAGTGCGAGTCAACGGCAAAACCAGGCAGCTCCAGTGGAGGGACATGTTCGACATCGCCGTGAAATGGAGGAG gatcgCTGATCCAGATCAGCCTGTTCTCTGGTTGGATCAGATGCCAGAACGAAGCCTGAGCAGAGGATTTAATAACCACATCAACCTTATCAG GGGTCAGATCATCAACATCAGATACATGGAATACTTCAGCACCATCCTGGACTTCATCAAAGACAGAATATTAGTGTATCACGG TGCGTATAATCCACGAGGAGTGCCGGAAGTGAAACAAGCTCTGGAGAATGTCAACAAAGTGGAGGACCTGCTGCCTATAATGAAGGTAACAGCATCAGAG CAGTTCAACAGTAAAACGAGAGATGGCTTCACGGTGAACTCGAAGGTACCGAGTGTGAAGGATCCCGGTACAGAGTACGATGGCTTCACCATAACCATCACCGGAGACCG tgtgggAAACATGCTGTTTTCAGTGGAGACTCAGACCACAGAGGAAAGGACACAGCAGTACCAGTCGGAGATAGAGGCTCTTTATAAAGACCTGACGGCCAAAGGCAAAGCACTCATGCTGTCCTCTGAGCTAggg gatTCAGATGCGGTGTGTAACCTCGTCCTCTCTCTGGTGTATTATTTCTGTAACCTCATGCCCCTATCCCGAGGCTCCAG catcgTGGCCTACTCTGTGGTGATGGGAGCTCTGATGGCGAGCGGGAAAGAAGTCGTAGGCAGAATTCCAGCTGGGAAG
- the ttc13 gene encoding tetratricopeptide repeat protein 13 isoform X3 codes for MAPAGRAVVVLALSLLCLCGTIISTEYFSTLAFFNGELNERGCGPSSEWEEYSPDCDPNVLQLEDPDCEDGSNVACESVFSLNAEKILSQARLFVEQRRFPFPVEDHNTNEELAIGYVLIGNGLYDEAIKHFSLLLQGDPELVSAMYGRGIAYGKKSLQDIKNADLALYELSRVITLEPNRPEVYEQRAEILSPLGRISEALSDLTKAIQLQPSARLYRHRGTLLFISEDYVAAMEDFQQSLELKRNQPIAMLYKGLTFFHRGLLKEAIETFKEALKLKLDFIDAHKSLAQAYRELGDFDSAMESFQKALLLNQNHLQSLQLRGMMLYHHGSLQDAISNFKRCLQLEPYNEVCQYMKGLSHVAMGQFYEGIKAQTKVMLNDPLLGQKASSEYLKVKYLREYSRYLHSHLDIPVTEYNVDQDLPGNFKNHWAKNLPFLIEDYEEQPGLQPHIKDVLPQDFDSYSPEVQKLICTADHLGSLMQYNTSGFLSNQRVHRAMGLATIEVMQAMQRTWSNSKVRVNGKTRQLQWRDMFDIAVKWRRIADPDQPVLWLDQMPERSLSRGFNNHINLIRGQIINIRYMEYFSTILDFIKDRILVYHGAYNPRGVPEVKQALENVNKVEDLLPIMKFNSKTRDGFTVNSKVPSVKDPGTEYDGFTITITGDRVGNMLFSVETQTTEERTQQYQSEIEALYKDLTAKGKALMLSSELGDSDAVCNLVLSLVYYFCNLMPLSRGSSIVAYSVVMGALMASGKEVVGRIPAGKLVDFEAMTTPSPDRFTKTAKSWMNLKSLPSWYQNLPSVSETFQFARTMIEVLNTDSSSHCPKRS; via the exons ATGGCACCTGCTGGCAGGGCTGTTGTTGTGCTAGCGCTCTCGTTGCTGTGCTTATGCGGCACGATCATTTCCACCGAGTATTTTTCCACGCTCGCGTTCTTTAACGGCGAGCTCAACGAGCGCGGCTGCGGACCGTCGTCCGAGTGGGAGGAGTATTCTCCGGACTGCG ATCCCAACGTTCTCCAGCTGGAGGATCCGGACTGTGAGGACGGCAGCAACGTGGCCTGTGAGTCGGTTTTCTCTCTGAACGCAGAGAAGATTCTG AGCCAGGCCAGGCTGTTTGTGGAGCAGCGCCGATTTCCGTTCCCTGTCGAAGACCACAACACCAACGAGGAACTCG CCATAGGATACGTCCTGATCGGTAACGGTCTCTACGATGAAGCTATCAAACACTTCTCCCTGTTACTGCAG GGCGACCCAGAGTTGGTCAGTGCCATGTACGGGAGAGGGATCGCCTACGGGAAAAAGAGCCTGCAG GATATAAAAAACGCTGACTTGGCTCTGTATGAGCTGAGCAGAGTGATCACACTGGAGCCCAATAGGCCAGAAGTTTACGAACAAAGagcagag attctCTCTCCACTCGGACGTATCAGTGAAGCTCTGAGTGACCTCACTAAAGCCATCCAGCTGCAGCCTTCAGCACGACTTTACCGCCACCGAGGAACCCTCCTCTTTAtttcagag gACTACGTGGCTGCTATGGAGGACTTCCAGCAGTCTCTGGAGCTGAAGAGGAACCAGCCGATCGCCATGCTCTACAAAGGTCTCACCTTCTTCCACCGGGGCCTGCTTAAG GAGGCTATTGAGACGTTTAAAGAAGCGCTGAAGTTGAAGTTGGACTTCATTGATGCGCACAAAAGCCTGGCTCAGGcatacag ggAGCTGGGCGACTTTGACAGCGCCATGGAGAGTTTCCAGAAAGCTCTGCTGCTGAATCAGAATCATCTTCAGTCCCTGCAGCTCAGAGGAATGATGCTGTATCACCACGGCAGCCTGCAGGACGCCATCAGCAACTTCAAG AGATGCCTGCAGTTGGAGCCGTATAACGAGGTGTGTCAGTACATGAAGGGTCTGAGTCATGTGGCCATGGGACAGTTCTACGAAGGCATCAAAGCTCAGACTAAAGTCATGCTCAATGATCCGCTGCTGGGCCAGAAAGCCAGCTCGGAATATCTCAAAGTCAAATACCTCAGAG aGTACTCTCGATACTTGCACTCTCACCTGGACATCCCTGTCACCGAGTACAACGTGGATCAGGATCTTCCCGGGAACTTTAAGAACCACTGGGCTAAAAATCTGCCCTTCCTCATAGAGGACTACGAAGAGCAGCCTGGACTGCAGCCGCACATAAA GGATGTTCTACCTCAGGATTTTGACAGTTATTCTCCAGAGGTGCAGAAGCTGATCTGTACAGCGGATCATCTCGGGTCGCTCATGCAGTACAACACGTCAGGTTTCCTGTCCAACCAGCGCGTCCACAGAG CCATGGGTCTGGCCACTATCGAGGTGATGCAGGCCATGCAGCGGACGTGGAGTAACTCAAAAGTGCGAGTCAACGGCAAAACCAGGCAGCTCCAGTGGAGGGACATGTTCGACATCGCCGTGAAATGGAGGAG gatcgCTGATCCAGATCAGCCTGTTCTCTGGTTGGATCAGATGCCAGAACGAAGCCTGAGCAGAGGATTTAATAACCACATCAACCTTATCAG GGGTCAGATCATCAACATCAGATACATGGAATACTTCAGCACCATCCTGGACTTCATCAAAGACAGAATATTAGTGTATCACGG TGCGTATAATCCACGAGGAGTGCCGGAAGTGAAACAAGCTCTGGAGAATGTCAACAAAGTGGAGGACCTGCTGCCTATAATGAAG TTCAACAGTAAAACGAGAGATGGCTTCACGGTGAACTCGAAGGTACCGAGTGTGAAGGATCCCGGTACAGAGTACGATGGCTTCACCATAACCATCACCGGAGACCG tgtgggAAACATGCTGTTTTCAGTGGAGACTCAGACCACAGAGGAAAGGACACAGCAGTACCAGTCGGAGATAGAGGCTCTTTATAAAGACCTGACGGCCAAAGGCAAAGCACTCATGCTGTCCTCTGAGCTAggg gatTCAGATGCGGTGTGTAACCTCGTCCTCTCTCTGGTGTATTATTTCTGTAACCTCATGCCCCTATCCCGAGGCTCCAG catcgTGGCCTACTCTGTGGTGATGGGAGCTCTGATGGCGAGCGGGAAAGAAGTCGTAGGCAGAATTCCAGCTGGGAAG
- the ttc13 gene encoding tetratricopeptide repeat protein 13 isoform X2, translated as MAPAGRAVVVLALSLLCLCGTIISTEYFSTLAFFNGELNERGCGPSSEWEEYSPDCDPNVLQLEDPDCEDGSNVACESVFSLNAEKILSQARLFVEQRRFPFPVEDHNTNEELAIGYVLIGNGLYDEAIKHFSLLLQGDPELVSAMYGRGIAYGKKSLQDIKNADLALYELSRVITLEPNRPEVYEQRAEILSPLGRISEALSDLTKAIQLQPSARLYRHRGTLLFISEDYVAAMEDFQQSLELKRNQPIAMLYKGLTFFHRGLLKEAIETFKEALKLKLDFIDAHKSLAQAYRELGDFDSAMESFQKALLLNQNHLQSLQLRGMMLYHHGSLQDAISNFKRCLQLEPYNEVCQYMKGLSHVAMGQFYEGIKAQTKVMLNDPLLGQKASSEYLKVKYLREYSRYLHSHLDIPVTEYNVDQDLPGNFKNHWAKNLPFLIEDYEEQPGLQPHIKDVLPQDFDSYSPEVQKLICTADHLGSLMQYNTSGFLSNQRVHRAMGLATIEVMQAMQRTWSNSKVRVNGKTRQLQWRDMFDIAVKWRRIADPDQPVLWLDQMPERSLSRGFNNHINLIRGQIINIRYMEYFSTILDFIKDRILVYHGAYNPRGVPEVKQALENVNKVEDLLPIMKQFNSKTRDGFTVNSKVPSVKDPGTEYDGFTITITGDRVGNMLFSVETQTTEERTQQYQSEIEALYKDLTAKGKALMLSSELGDSDAVCNLVLSLVYYFCNLMPLSRGSSIVAYSVVMGALMASGKEVVGRIPAGKLVDFEAMTTPSPDRFTKTAKSWMNLKSLPSWYQNLPSVSETFQFARTMIEVLNTDSSSHCPKRS; from the exons ATGGCACCTGCTGGCAGGGCTGTTGTTGTGCTAGCGCTCTCGTTGCTGTGCTTATGCGGCACGATCATTTCCACCGAGTATTTTTCCACGCTCGCGTTCTTTAACGGCGAGCTCAACGAGCGCGGCTGCGGACCGTCGTCCGAGTGGGAGGAGTATTCTCCGGACTGCG ATCCCAACGTTCTCCAGCTGGAGGATCCGGACTGTGAGGACGGCAGCAACGTGGCCTGTGAGTCGGTTTTCTCTCTGAACGCAGAGAAGATTCTG AGCCAGGCCAGGCTGTTTGTGGAGCAGCGCCGATTTCCGTTCCCTGTCGAAGACCACAACACCAACGAGGAACTCG CCATAGGATACGTCCTGATCGGTAACGGTCTCTACGATGAAGCTATCAAACACTTCTCCCTGTTACTGCAG GGCGACCCAGAGTTGGTCAGTGCCATGTACGGGAGAGGGATCGCCTACGGGAAAAAGAGCCTGCAG GATATAAAAAACGCTGACTTGGCTCTGTATGAGCTGAGCAGAGTGATCACACTGGAGCCCAATAGGCCAGAAGTTTACGAACAAAGagcagag attctCTCTCCACTCGGACGTATCAGTGAAGCTCTGAGTGACCTCACTAAAGCCATCCAGCTGCAGCCTTCAGCACGACTTTACCGCCACCGAGGAACCCTCCTCTTTAtttcagag gACTACGTGGCTGCTATGGAGGACTTCCAGCAGTCTCTGGAGCTGAAGAGGAACCAGCCGATCGCCATGCTCTACAAAGGTCTCACCTTCTTCCACCGGGGCCTGCTTAAG GAGGCTATTGAGACGTTTAAAGAAGCGCTGAAGTTGAAGTTGGACTTCATTGATGCGCACAAAAGCCTGGCTCAGGcatacag ggAGCTGGGCGACTTTGACAGCGCCATGGAGAGTTTCCAGAAAGCTCTGCTGCTGAATCAGAATCATCTTCAGTCCCTGCAGCTCAGAGGAATGATGCTGTATCACCACGGCAGCCTGCAGGACGCCATCAGCAACTTCAAG AGATGCCTGCAGTTGGAGCCGTATAACGAGGTGTGTCAGTACATGAAGGGTCTGAGTCATGTGGCCATGGGACAGTTCTACGAAGGCATCAAAGCTCAGACTAAAGTCATGCTCAATGATCCGCTGCTGGGCCAGAAAGCCAGCTCGGAATATCTCAAAGTCAAATACCTCAGAG aGTACTCTCGATACTTGCACTCTCACCTGGACATCCCTGTCACCGAGTACAACGTGGATCAGGATCTTCCCGGGAACTTTAAGAACCACTGGGCTAAAAATCTGCCCTTCCTCATAGAGGACTACGAAGAGCAGCCTGGACTGCAGCCGCACATAAA GGATGTTCTACCTCAGGATTTTGACAGTTATTCTCCAGAGGTGCAGAAGCTGATCTGTACAGCGGATCATCTCGGGTCGCTCATGCAGTACAACACGTCAGGTTTCCTGTCCAACCAGCGCGTCCACAGAG CCATGGGTCTGGCCACTATCGAGGTGATGCAGGCCATGCAGCGGACGTGGAGTAACTCAAAAGTGCGAGTCAACGGCAAAACCAGGCAGCTCCAGTGGAGGGACATGTTCGACATCGCCGTGAAATGGAGGAG gatcgCTGATCCAGATCAGCCTGTTCTCTGGTTGGATCAGATGCCAGAACGAAGCCTGAGCAGAGGATTTAATAACCACATCAACCTTATCAG GGGTCAGATCATCAACATCAGATACATGGAATACTTCAGCACCATCCTGGACTTCATCAAAGACAGAATATTAGTGTATCACGG TGCGTATAATCCACGAGGAGTGCCGGAAGTGAAACAAGCTCTGGAGAATGTCAACAAAGTGGAGGACCTGCTGCCTATAATGAAG CAGTTCAACAGTAAAACGAGAGATGGCTTCACGGTGAACTCGAAGGTACCGAGTGTGAAGGATCCCGGTACAGAGTACGATGGCTTCACCATAACCATCACCGGAGACCG tgtgggAAACATGCTGTTTTCAGTGGAGACTCAGACCACAGAGGAAAGGACACAGCAGTACCAGTCGGAGATAGAGGCTCTTTATAAAGACCTGACGGCCAAAGGCAAAGCACTCATGCTGTCCTCTGAGCTAggg gatTCAGATGCGGTGTGTAACCTCGTCCTCTCTCTGGTGTATTATTTCTGTAACCTCATGCCCCTATCCCGAGGCTCCAG catcgTGGCCTACTCTGTGGTGATGGGAGCTCTGATGGCGAGCGGGAAAGAAGTCGTAGGCAGAATTCCAGCTGGGAAG